In the Paenibacillus sp. FSL H7-0357 genome, one interval contains:
- a CDS encoding Ger(x)C family spore germination protein: MKIKPSSLILLSILQIVLPLVLTGCWDSVELNRRAIVSGVAIDRGPSEKEKYRLSFQVIVSEEISGENTRSTSPVSLYTGSGRTMFEALANASRQTARFLSLAHVRVLVISEEFAREGIKDMLDVLERESDTRLTSLMFISRGQPASDLMSTMTVFSKIPANDLVEKLDTTSKQFGYNFRVEVDDVVRGIQTVGGGPIINGVFTTGDRNSADTNDNMKTIAPSAILRVSGMAAFRDDKLKGWLDGNAALGTVLLHNKIKEVPVIVKSPAGGYISFNVYKSQVHLEVQAKDPEHPVITIKITQQAALKESANVLNLTSPQVLEELSGRLTDETRKQIKSAVSAARELKSDYLGFGEAVERRSPRGWKKVRDHWEDVFAHCEVRIEADAVIRHTDMRSNSFQVNK; the protein is encoded by the coding sequence ATGAAGATTAAGCCTTCCAGTCTGATCTTATTGTCCATTCTGCAGATTGTGCTGCCGCTTGTTCTTACCGGCTGCTGGGACAGTGTCGAGCTGAACAGGAGGGCCATCGTCTCCGGCGTGGCCATTGACAGAGGTCCCTCGGAGAAAGAGAAGTATCGGCTGTCCTTTCAGGTGATTGTCTCGGAGGAAATCTCCGGAGAGAATACCCGGAGTACTTCACCGGTGTCTTTGTATACAGGCAGCGGCCGTACGATGTTCGAGGCACTGGCCAACGCTTCGCGGCAAACTGCGAGATTTCTGTCGCTTGCCCATGTCCGGGTGCTTGTCATCTCGGAGGAGTTTGCCCGTGAGGGAATTAAGGACATGCTGGATGTGCTGGAACGGGAGAGCGATACACGGCTCACCAGCCTGATGTTCATTTCCAGAGGCCAACCGGCGAGCGACCTAATGTCAACGATGACTGTGTTCAGCAAAATCCCCGCCAATGATCTGGTGGAAAAGCTGGATACCACCTCGAAGCAGTTCGGTTACAACTTCAGGGTGGAGGTGGATGATGTCGTCAGGGGGATTCAGACCGTAGGAGGAGGTCCGATTATTAACGGGGTGTTTACCACAGGGGACAGGAATTCCGCAGACACCAACGATAACATGAAGACGATTGCTCCGAGCGCTATTCTGAGAGTGTCTGGTATGGCGGCGTTTAGGGATGATAAGTTGAAGGGTTGGCTGGATGGCAACGCTGCGCTCGGTACCGTACTTTTGCATAACAAAATTAAAGAGGTGCCTGTAATAGTAAAGAGCCCGGCGGGCGGCTATATTTCCTTCAATGTATACAAATCCCAGGTTCATCTGGAGGTCCAGGCGAAGGATCCGGAGCATCCTGTAATTACTATTAAAATAACCCAGCAGGCCGCGCTTAAGGAATCGGCTAACGTGCTTAATCTTACCTCTCCCCAGGTATTGGAAGAGCTTTCGGGCCGGCTGACCGATGAGACGAGAAAACAGATTAAGTCAGCGGTATCGGCAGCCAGGGAGCTAAAGAGTGATTATCTCGGCTTTGGAGAGGCGGTAGAACGGAGGAGTCCGCGCGGCTGGAAAAAGGTCAGAGATCACTGGGAGGATGTATTTGCGCATTGTGAGGTCAGAATCGAGGCGGATGCTGTGATCAGACATACGGATATGAGGAGCAATTCTTTTCAGGTCAATAAGTAA
- a CDS encoding GerAB/ArcD/ProY family transporter, producing the protein MGTIKIGLTQFFSLTLLFELGTALVVNLGMESGRDAWLSILLGCLAGIVVFAGYAYLYRKYPELPFTAYTRKLLGKTLGVPVAVLYIILYINLAARDLRDGSTMLAMATMHNTPMFILSSLMILSGAYVLHKGIEVLTRTSLVFAAIVLIIGVFSTIMLVLSGSINLHRLLPMLEDGIKPVLGSVAHQNFMFPFGEMISFTMLMPYLSNVKKGPWIIAAAMLVSALLLSFTMALNISVLGADIVRRSPLPLMPTISKISISDFIQRVDIFVVMVLIIGVFFKMSVFFAAALIGISELFSIPYRKMIYPCALIILFTSILDARSFIEHLDEGGRLLYMVYPLFIVVIPAILIIITALKSYFSAPRPG; encoded by the coding sequence ATGGGAACCATCAAAATTGGTCTAACCCAGTTTTTCAGCTTGACCTTGCTGTTTGAGCTGGGGACGGCGCTTGTCGTTAATTTGGGAATGGAGTCGGGGAGGGATGCCTGGCTCTCAATTCTGCTCGGCTGTCTGGCAGGAATTGTCGTGTTTGCGGGCTACGCTTATCTGTACCGGAAATACCCGGAGCTGCCTTTTACAGCTTATACCCGGAAACTGCTGGGCAAAACGCTGGGAGTACCGGTTGCGGTGTTGTACATCATTTTATATATCAACCTGGCAGCGCGGGATTTGCGTGACGGCAGCACGATGCTGGCCATGGCGACCATGCATAATACCCCGATGTTTATTCTCAGCAGTCTGATGATTTTATCGGGAGCCTATGTCCTGCATAAGGGTATAGAGGTGCTGACCAGAACTTCACTTGTTTTTGCCGCTATCGTCCTGATCATCGGTGTGTTCAGTACAATTATGCTGGTATTGTCAGGCTCGATTAACCTGCACCGCCTGCTTCCCATGCTGGAGGACGGGATCAAGCCGGTACTGGGCTCAGTTGCACATCAGAACTTTATGTTTCCTTTTGGCGAAATGATCAGTTTTACAATGCTGATGCCCTACTTGTCCAATGTAAAAAAAGGCCCATGGATTATTGCCGCAGCCATGCTGGTATCCGCGCTGCTGCTGAGCTTTACCATGGCGCTTAATATATCGGTGCTGGGTGCAGATATCGTTCGGCGCTCGCCGCTACCGCTGATGCCGACGATCAGCAAAATTTCCATTTCCGATTTTATTCAGCGGGTTGATATTTTTGTGGTTATGGTGCTGATTATCGGCGTGTTTTTCAAAATGTCCGTGTTTTTTGCCGCTGCCTTGATTGGAATATCCGAGCTGTTCAGTATCCCTTACCGGAAAATGATCTATCCTTGCGCGCTGATTATCCTGTTCACCTCTATCCTGGACGCCCGCAGCTTTATCGAACATCTGGATGAAGGCGGAAGGCTGCTGTATATGGTATATCCTCTGTTTATAGTGGTTATCCCAGCCATTCTGATTATAATCACGGCGTTGAAGAGCTATTTCTCGGCCCCCCGCCCGGGCTGA
- a CDS encoding bifunctional homocysteine S-methyltransferase/methylenetetrahydrofolate reductase, with amino-acid sequence MKPDLRSAWNTNVLVGDGAMGTFLYQKGFPVGISYEELNLTSPGVIEDVHRSYIEAGAVLLESNTFSANYDRLSKYGLESKVGEINRAGVRIARQAAGEAGYVVGAVGSIRAGKRANLSSSELKRYFTEQITALLEEQPDGIMLETFYDVEELHLALRTVRKLSGLPVICQLAVDETARTLDGLTLPEAFRILEQDGADVIGFNCRTGPNGIKRALKTLQGSLTLPASVYPNAGVADYVDGQYRYGATPDYFGQMAPVFAGLGSRIIGGCCGTTPQHIAEISAALRDYAPQPLPEPTQKKSTERIVVQEHLGEDEGRSGGEPTLVDLVKERHTVIVELDPPRDLDIAKFMRGADALRRAGADALTLADNSLAVTRMSNMALGHLVQARTGLRPLVHVACRDRNLIGTQSHLMGFDALGIDHVLAVTGDPARFGDLPGSSSIYDLTSFEIIRMIKQLNDGIAFSGKPLKQKAKFVIGAAFNPNVKHLDKAVERLEKKIASGADYIMTQPVYDPELIARIAKATEHLDIPIFLGIMPLASGRNAEYLHNEVPGIQLSAEVRSRMQGLEGEVGRAEGVAIAKELLDAATEHFNGIYLMTPFMFYEMSVQLLEYIWEKQGRKLSPLFR; translated from the coding sequence GTGAAGCCGGATTTGCGCTCTGCGTGGAATACGAATGTTTTGGTCGGGGACGGAGCCATGGGAACCTTTTTATATCAAAAAGGGTTTCCTGTCGGCATCTCCTACGAGGAATTGAATCTGACCTCTCCGGGGGTCATTGAAGACGTGCATCGCAGCTATATTGAAGCTGGAGCCGTGCTGCTGGAGAGCAATACGTTCTCTGCCAATTATGACAGGCTGTCCAAATACGGATTGGAATCAAAGGTTGGGGAAATCAACCGTGCAGGTGTGCGGATTGCCCGGCAAGCTGCCGGTGAAGCAGGATATGTAGTCGGTGCGGTAGGCTCCATTCGTGCCGGCAAACGGGCAAATCTCTCTTCGTCGGAGCTGAAGCGTTATTTCACGGAGCAGATCACCGCACTGCTGGAAGAGCAGCCGGACGGCATCATGCTGGAAACCTTCTACGATGTGGAAGAGCTGCATTTAGCACTGCGGACAGTGCGGAAGCTCAGCGGGCTGCCGGTCATCTGCCAGCTTGCTGTAGATGAAACGGCGCGAACGCTGGATGGATTGACATTGCCGGAAGCCTTCCGCATTTTGGAACAGGACGGAGCGGATGTGATCGGCTTCAATTGCCGGACCGGTCCCAACGGCATCAAGCGTGCGTTGAAGACGCTTCAGGGCAGTCTGACACTTCCGGCGTCGGTATATCCCAATGCCGGAGTAGCGGATTATGTGGACGGGCAGTACCGCTATGGCGCCACACCGGATTATTTCGGCCAAATGGCTCCTGTGTTTGCCGGGCTGGGCAGCCGGATCATCGGCGGCTGCTGCGGGACTACTCCGCAGCATATCGCCGAAATCTCGGCTGCACTGCGTGATTATGCTCCGCAGCCGCTGCCAGAACCGACTCAGAAGAAGAGCACGGAGCGGATTGTGGTGCAGGAACATCTCGGCGAGGATGAAGGCCGCAGCGGCGGCGAACCGACACTTGTCGATCTGGTCAAGGAGCGCCACACCGTTATTGTAGAGCTTGACCCTCCCCGTGATCTGGACATCGCCAAGTTTATGAGAGGTGCAGATGCGCTGCGCAGAGCAGGTGCAGATGCGCTGACCCTTGCGGATAATTCACTCGCCGTAACACGGATGAGCAACATGGCTCTCGGGCATCTGGTTCAGGCCCGCACAGGACTCCGGCCACTGGTGCACGTGGCCTGCCGTGACCGGAATCTGATCGGGACCCAGTCGCATCTCATGGGTTTTGATGCGCTTGGCATCGACCATGTGCTGGCGGTGACCGGAGATCCGGCCCGTTTCGGGGATCTGCCGGGGTCCAGCTCGATCTATGATCTTACTTCCTTTGAGATCATCCGGATGATTAAGCAATTGAACGACGGGATCGCTTTCTCCGGCAAGCCGCTGAAGCAGAAGGCGAAATTTGTGATCGGAGCCGCATTTAATCCCAATGTCAAACATTTGGACAAGGCGGTGGAGCGGCTGGAGAAGAAGATCGCTTCCGGCGCGGATTATATTATGACCCAGCCGGTGTATGATCCTGAGCTGATCGCCCGTATCGCCAAAGCGACCGAGCATCTGGATATTCCGATATTCCTCGGGATCATGCCACTGGCAAGCGGCCGCAATGCAGAATACCTGCATAACGAGGTTCCCGGTATTCAGCTCTCCGCAGAGGTGCGCAGCCGGATGCAGGGCCTTGAAGGAGAGGTTGGCCGGGCTGAAGGCGTGGCCATCGCCAAAGAGCTGCTGGACGCGGCGACAGAGCATTTTAACGGCATCTATCTGATGACTCCATTCATGTTCTACGAGATGAGCGTCCAGCTGCTGGAGTACATTTGGGAGAAACAAGGGCGCAAATTGTCCCCCTTGTTTCGCTAG
- a CDS encoding YicC/YloC family endoribonuclease — MSFSMTGYGQSSLQFGGYKITFEVKSVNNRYCEVVLRMPRDWTGYEDMLRRKVLHHIKRGRVDVVINREITEETASVQMLNRPAVKSYLKAAKALKDEFGFTGELTLRDILSMPGVMELKEEAASTGFASFEEYSGMLELGLEQSLQSLLEMRAREGGYLAADLTRRLGHLEELHAEMAALAPAVVVEYRDKLRLRLNALNDGTFPFEEHKFGMEIATFADRCNIDEELTRLYSHFEQCRALLKGSEPAGRKLDFLIQEMNRETNTIGSKCNHLTLVNLTLDMKAELEKIREQAANLE, encoded by the coding sequence TTGTCATTTAGCATGACCGGATACGGTCAATCATCCCTGCAATTCGGCGGTTACAAGATTACGTTCGAAGTCAAATCGGTGAATAACCGTTACTGCGAAGTTGTGCTGCGGATGCCCCGGGATTGGACGGGTTATGAGGATATGCTGCGAAGAAAGGTTCTGCATCATATCAAACGGGGACGGGTAGATGTCGTCATTAATAGAGAAATCACTGAAGAGACAGCCTCCGTTCAGATGCTGAACCGCCCGGCGGTCAAGTCCTATCTGAAAGCCGCGAAAGCGCTGAAGGACGAGTTCGGATTTACGGGCGAGTTGACTTTACGTGATATACTTTCTATGCCCGGTGTAATGGAGCTCAAGGAGGAGGCAGCCTCCACAGGATTTGCATCCTTTGAAGAGTACTCCGGGATGCTTGAACTGGGGCTGGAGCAAAGCCTTCAATCCCTGCTGGAAATGCGCGCCCGGGAAGGCGGTTATCTTGCCGCTGACCTAACGCGCCGGCTAGGGCATCTGGAGGAGCTGCACGCTGAAATGGCCGCACTTGCTCCTGCAGTAGTAGTTGAATACCGTGATAAGCTGCGGTTGCGGCTGAACGCGCTGAATGACGGGACTTTCCCTTTTGAGGAGCATAAATTCGGAATGGAAATTGCTACCTTTGCCGACCGCTGTAACATTGATGAGGAGCTTACCCGGCTGTACAGTCATTTTGAACAATGCAGAGCTTTGCTGAAGGGAAGCGAGCCGGCAGGACGCAAACTGGACTTTCTCATTCAGGAGATGAACAGGGAGACGAATACAATCGGGTCGAAGTGCAACCATCTGACTCTAGTGAATCTCACGCTTGATATGAAAGCTGAGCTGGAGAAGATACGCGAGCAAGCAGCGAACTTAGAATAA
- the remA gene encoding extracellular matrix/biofilm regulator RemA, which translates to MAIKLINIGFGNIVSANRIISIVSPESAPIKRIIQEARDRHMLIDATYGRRTRAVIITDSDHVILSAVQPETVAHRLSSKDDDNDE; encoded by the coding sequence ATGGCAATCAAATTAATCAACATCGGCTTTGGAAATATCGTATCGGCCAACCGCATTATTTCCATTGTCAGCCCGGAATCTGCACCAATTAAACGTATTATCCAGGAGGCCAGAGACCGGCATATGCTGATCGATGCGACTTACGGCCGCCGGACGCGGGCCGTCATTATTACAGACAGCGATCATGTCATTCTGTCGGCCGTTCAGCCGGAGACTGTGGCACACCGCTTATCCAGCAAAGATGACGATAACGACGAATAA
- the gmk gene encoding guanylate kinase, with protein sequence MSKGLLIILSGPSGVGKGTVCTALRPKMPELIYSVSATTRSPREGEENGVNYFFKSREQFTAMIEADQLLEYAEYVGNYYGTPRDFVERTLESGRDIILEIEVQGALKVKDKFPEGIFVFLLPPSMDELKDRIRGRGTEHPDVINHRMSVAEDEIGLIRHYDYAVVNDEIDLACKRIESIIIAEHCKVR encoded by the coding sequence ATGTCAAAAGGATTGCTGATCATATTGTCCGGCCCTTCCGGCGTTGGTAAAGGTACCGTCTGTACCGCGCTGCGGCCGAAGATGCCCGAGCTTATCTATTCCGTTTCCGCCACCACACGCAGTCCGCGTGAGGGTGAGGAGAACGGCGTCAATTATTTTTTCAAGAGCAGAGAGCAGTTCACGGCAATGATAGAAGCGGACCAGCTGCTGGAGTATGCGGAGTACGTAGGCAATTATTACGGTACTCCGCGTGATTTTGTGGAGAGAACACTCGAGAGCGGAAGAGATATTATTCTGGAGATCGAGGTTCAGGGAGCTCTCAAAGTCAAAGACAAATTCCCGGAAGGCATCTTTGTGTTCCTTCTTCCTCCATCCATGGACGAATTGAAGGACCGCATCCGCGGTCGCGGTACGGAGCATCCTGATGTGATTAACCACCGCATGTCCGTAGCAGAAGATGAGATTGGTCTGATCCGGCATTATGACTATGCCGTAGTGAATGATGAGATTGATCTGGCCTGTAAGCGAATAGAAAGCATTATTATCGCCGAACATTGTAAGGTAAGATGA
- the rpoZ gene encoding DNA-directed RNA polymerase subunit omega: MLYPSIDEMMTKVDSKYSLVVAAARRARALREGGKTDIKSPRSHKFVGVALEEIYEDRIIVTRGEE, from the coding sequence GTGCTATATCCATCTATTGATGAAATGATGACCAAAGTCGACAGCAAGTATTCGCTGGTTGTCGCAGCTGCCCGCCGGGCAAGAGCTCTCCGTGAAGGCGGCAAGACTGATATCAAGTCGCCGAGATCCCACAAGTTTGTTGGCGTTGCCCTGGAAGAAATTTATGAAGACCGCATCATTGTAACACGCGGCGAAGAATAG
- the coaBC gene encoding bifunctional phosphopantothenoylcysteine decarboxylase/phosphopantothenate--cysteine ligase CoaBC produces the protein MLNNIKGKTIILGITGGIAAYKAADLTSKLTQRGAEVHVIMTASAKQFITELTLQSLSKQRVYSDTFQERDPSSISHIDLADAADLVLIAPATANIIAKMAHGLADDMLSTTLLAATAPIMVAPAMNVHMYQHPAVISNMNTLAGRGVQFIEPGEGLLACGYVGKGRLEEPATIVSCVDAFFALQNSAASGPLAGKKVIVTAGGTVERIDPVRYISNDSSGKMGFALARAARAMGAEVTLIAARTDEKPPQDPDIKVVRVESAQEMYEAVSGRWKACDILIKAAAVADYRPKQSAPSKIKKSGETMTLELVKTTDILESLGKMKDKQFLIGFAAETGNAEAFAKDKLVRKNLDLIVANDVAAEGAGFGTDTNIVSIYGAEGLVLDLPLISKDEVARRLLGLAAERIAGAAL, from the coding sequence ATGTTGAACAACATCAAGGGTAAAACGATTATTCTTGGCATTACAGGGGGGATTGCTGCATACAAGGCAGCGGATTTGACCAGCAAGCTTACACAAAGAGGAGCCGAAGTCCATGTCATTATGACAGCCTCGGCTAAACAGTTCATTACTGAGCTGACACTGCAGTCACTCTCGAAGCAGCGGGTATACAGCGATACCTTCCAGGAACGCGACCCGTCATCGATATCGCATATTGACCTCGCCGACGCAGCCGACCTTGTCCTGATCGCACCGGCTACGGCCAATATCATCGCCAAAATGGCGCATGGCCTTGCCGATGATATGTTGTCCACCACACTGCTGGCCGCGACCGCTCCGATTATGGTCGCACCGGCAATGAACGTCCATATGTACCAGCATCCGGCGGTAATCAGCAATATGAATACTCTTGCCGGGCGTGGTGTGCAGTTTATTGAACCGGGTGAAGGGCTGCTGGCCTGCGGTTATGTAGGCAAAGGCAGGCTTGAGGAGCCGGCGACGATTGTGAGCTGTGTGGATGCTTTCTTCGCTCTTCAGAACAGCGCTGCATCCGGTCCGCTGGCCGGTAAAAAAGTTATTGTGACGGCTGGAGGTACGGTGGAGCGGATTGATCCGGTCCGTTATATCTCCAATGACTCCTCAGGCAAAATGGGCTTTGCCCTGGCTCGTGCTGCGCGTGCTATGGGTGCGGAGGTAACTTTGATTGCTGCGCGTACGGATGAGAAGCCCCCCCAGGACCCGGACATCAAAGTGGTACGGGTAGAGTCGGCCCAGGAGATGTATGAGGCGGTTTCCGGCCGGTGGAAGGCATGCGATATACTGATCAAGGCCGCTGCTGTAGCAGATTACCGTCCTAAGCAGAGTGCCCCATCCAAGATCAAAAAAAGCGGAGAAACAATGACGCTTGAACTGGTTAAGACAACCGACATCCTGGAGAGTCTGGGGAAAATGAAGGACAAGCAGTTCCTGATCGGATTTGCCGCCGAGACAGGAAACGCCGAAGCCTTCGCGAAGGACAAGCTGGTCCGCAAAAATTTGGATCTTATTGTGGCTAACGATGTGGCTGCGGAAGGGGCCGGATTTGGCACGGATACCAATATTGTCTCTATTTATGGGGCCGAAGGCCTTGTGCTGGATCTCCCTCTAATAAGCAAAGATGAAGTGGCGCGCCGCTTGCTGGGACTCGCAGCAGAGCGTATCGCTGGAGCTGCTTTATAA
- the priA gene encoding primosomal protein N', with product MDIAKVIVDVPVRSTDRPFDYLIPADLKLWIEVGSRVAVPFGHRTVQGFVVSLESGETGSGPSLKPIQEVLDLLPPLSPELVELGDWMSQRYACRRISALQAMLPTALKGKAERLISLGEAAEEAGSPEDELFPLFLDTDQEEQQITDFVRRAGEVSMKQLTRTFPDAAETVKFMLRRGVLSESQSIKDKMGKKKLKAVDLAIGVAAARESLGSFPARSARQKEVLSFLVDMEPMLPMPMKDLLSVLQVTAGTVKSLEDKGFIEISEIEVYRDPYRGRDFKPSTPLPLTGEQESVYKRIVRTVDEQRHEVFLLHGVTGSGKTEIYLQCIQRVVDQGRQAVVLVPEIALTPQMVERFKGRFGSGVAVMHSRLSVGERYDEWRKIREGKAAVAVGARSAVFAPFANLGLIIMDEEHEGSYKQEENPKYHARDVAVRRAEQGGAAVILGSATPSLESYHASRAQSDIHFSPVLLEMPSRALGNELPKVHVVDMRDELKEGNRSMFSRRLHAALESRLERGEQTVLLLNRRGFSTFVMCRSCGYVAGCPECDISLTYHARSDNLRCHYCGHAEPSPKVCPECGSEHIRFFGTGTQRVEEELGKLFPGIRVIRMDVDTTTEKGSHEKLLNQFRDKKADVLLGTQMVAKGLDFPDVTLVGVITADSALNLPDFRAAEKTFQLLTQVAGRAGRHQLPGEVVVQSYTPEHYSIIHASGHDYSSFVREELKHRKELHYPPYCRLILVTLSHEQLPLLLRLAENYALNLQGKARQLRWYGSLDKLSTDALDLLGPVASPLPRLKGRYRFQCIIKWRGAIDAIGLAKQVAEELEDSVRDTGLQVSIDVDPQMLM from the coding sequence ATGGATATAGCCAAGGTCATTGTCGATGTTCCCGTGCGCAGCACTGACCGGCCATTTGATTATTTGATTCCCGCTGACCTGAAACTGTGGATTGAAGTGGGCAGCAGAGTGGCTGTTCCTTTTGGTCACAGGACTGTACAGGGTTTTGTTGTCTCACTGGAGTCGGGAGAGACCGGCTCGGGCCCTTCCCTTAAGCCCATCCAAGAAGTGCTTGATCTGCTCCCGCCTTTGTCGCCAGAACTTGTAGAACTTGGGGACTGGATGAGTCAAAGATATGCCTGCAGACGGATCTCCGCCTTGCAGGCTATGCTTCCGACTGCCCTTAAGGGCAAAGCCGAGCGTCTGATCTCCCTCGGAGAAGCGGCAGAGGAGGCAGGGAGCCCTGAGGATGAACTGTTTCCGCTGTTTCTGGATACGGACCAGGAGGAGCAGCAGATCACCGATTTTGTCAGACGTGCCGGGGAGGTCTCCATGAAACAATTGACCCGGACGTTTCCAGATGCGGCGGAGACGGTGAAGTTCATGCTGCGGCGGGGAGTGTTGTCCGAGAGCCAGTCGATTAAGGATAAAATGGGCAAAAAGAAGCTGAAGGCCGTAGATTTGGCGATAGGCGTTGCCGCAGCCCGCGAATCACTGGGCAGCTTCCCGGCACGTTCAGCACGGCAGAAGGAAGTGCTGTCCTTCCTGGTCGACATGGAGCCGATGCTACCCATGCCAATGAAGGATCTTTTGTCGGTACTACAGGTTACAGCCGGTACCGTGAAGTCGCTGGAAGACAAGGGCTTCATTGAGATCAGCGAAATTGAAGTGTACCGTGATCCCTACCGGGGACGCGATTTCAAACCGAGCACTCCGCTGCCGCTGACTGGCGAACAGGAATCCGTATATAAACGGATTGTCCGGACGGTGGATGAGCAGCGGCATGAAGTGTTTTTGCTACACGGGGTAACCGGGAGCGGAAAGACGGAAATTTACCTGCAGTGCATCCAGCGGGTAGTGGACCAGGGCAGGCAGGCGGTGGTGCTGGTTCCCGAGATCGCGCTCACTCCGCAGATGGTTGAGCGGTTTAAGGGCCGGTTCGGAAGCGGAGTGGCGGTGATGCACAGCCGCTTGTCTGTCGGAGAAAGATACGACGAATGGCGCAAAATCCGTGAGGGCAAAGCGGCAGTTGCCGTCGGAGCACGTTCAGCGGTATTCGCGCCATTCGCCAATCTTGGACTGATTATTATGGACGAGGAGCATGAAGGCTCCTATAAGCAGGAGGAGAATCCGAAGTACCATGCCCGCGATGTGGCTGTCCGCAGGGCAGAGCAAGGCGGGGCTGCAGTAATTCTTGGCTCAGCCACTCCTTCTTTGGAGAGCTATCATGCTTCCCGGGCACAAAGCGATATTCACTTCTCTCCAGTTCTGCTAGAGATGCCGAGCCGTGCGCTTGGCAATGAACTGCCGAAGGTGCATGTGGTAGACATGCGCGATGAACTCAAGGAAGGCAACCGCTCCATGTTCAGCCGAAGGCTGCACGCTGCGCTTGAGAGCAGGCTGGAACGCGGGGAGCAGACAGTGCTGCTGCTGAACCGCAGAGGGTTTTCCACCTTTGTGATGTGCCGGAGCTGCGGTTATGTCGCCGGCTGTCCGGAATGCGACATCTCGCTGACCTATCATGCCCGCAGCGACAATTTGCGCTGCCATTACTGTGGCCATGCGGAACCTTCGCCGAAGGTATGCCCTGAATGCGGAAGTGAGCATATCCGCTTCTTCGGGACAGGCACACAGCGGGTGGAAGAAGAATTAGGCAAACTTTTCCCTGGCATCCGCGTAATCCGGATGGATGTGGATACAACGACGGAAAAGGGCTCGCATGAGAAGCTGCTGAACCAGTTTAGGGACAAAAAGGCGGATGTGCTGCTCGGAACGCAGATGGTGGCGAAGGGGCTGGATTTCCCAGATGTTACACTCGTCGGAGTTATTACGGCGGATTCCGCGCTCAACTTGCCCGATTTCCGCGCGGCGGAGAAGACGTTTCAACTGCTTACCCAGGTGGCTGGGCGGGCGGGGCGGCATCAGCTACCCGGTGAAGTCGTGGTCCAGTCCTATACCCCCGAGCATTATTCGATTATCCATGCCAGCGGCCATGATTACAGCTCCTTTGTCCGTGAAGAGTTGAAGCACCGCAAAGAATTGCATTATCCTCCATATTGCCGGCTGATTCTAGTGACCCTGTCACATGAACAGCTGCCGCTGCTGCTGCGGCTGGCCGAGAATTATGCGCTGAACCTTCAGGGCAAAGCGAGACAGCTCCGCTGGTACGGCAGCTTGGATAAGCTGTCCACGGACGCGCTCGATCTGTTGGGACCGGTGGCTTCACCGTTGCCCCGCCTGAAGGGCAGATACAGATTCCAGTGCATCATTAAATGGCGGGGAGCCATAGATGCGATTGGGCTGGCCAAGCAGGTGGCTGAAGAGCTGGAGGATTCGGTCCGCGACACAGGACTGCAGGTCAGCATCGACGTTGATCCGCAGATGTTGATGTAA
- the def gene encoding peptide deformylase, translating into MAIRLIVKEPDEVLHKTAKTVTKVTPNVQKLLDDMADTMYDAEGVGLAAPQVGILKRLIVVDADEEHGLIKLINPEILSMEGEQFGPEGCLSIPGLNGDVRRAETVTVRGLDREGKEVTITGSGLLARAFQHEIDHLNGVVFTDIAEKVYEYTAERSETEE; encoded by the coding sequence ATGGCAATCAGGCTGATCGTGAAAGAACCGGATGAAGTGCTGCACAAGACAGCGAAAACAGTAACGAAAGTAACACCCAATGTCCAGAAGCTGCTGGACGATATGGCGGACACAATGTATGACGCTGAAGGCGTTGGCCTGGCGGCACCGCAGGTGGGTATCCTGAAACGGCTGATCGTAGTAGATGCCGATGAGGAGCATGGTTTGATCAAATTGATCAACCCGGAAATACTCAGTATGGAAGGCGAACAGTTTGGTCCTGAGGGATGTTTGAGTATTCCCGGACTAAATGGCGATGTGCGCCGCGCGGAGACTGTGACGGTGCGTGGCCTTGATCGTGAAGGCAAGGAAGTGACGATTACGGGAAGCGGTCTGCTGGCCCGTGCTTTTCAGCATGAAATCGATCATCTCAACGGAGTAGTGTTCACGGATATTGCCGAGAAGGTATATGAATATACAGCTGAACGCAGTGAAACCGAGGAGTGA